The following are encoded together in the Pseudomonas xantholysinigenes genome:
- a CDS encoding catalase, with translation MSKILTTASGAPVADNQNSRSAGPRGPLLLDDFHLIEKLAHFNRENIPERRVHAKGSGAYGTFTVTRDISGYTSAKLFDAIGKRTETFLRFSTVGGERGSADTERDPRGFAVKFYTEEGNWDIVGNNTPVFFIRDPLKFPDFIHTQKRHPQSNLKNAQMMWDFWSHSPEALHQVTILFSDRGIPDGYRHMHGFGSHTYSLINAKGERTWVKWHFKTQQGIKNLAPADAARLAGTDPDYAQRDLFAAIERGDFPRWTVCIQVMSEAEAAARAENPFDVTKTWSQKEYPLIEVGVLELNRNPLNYFAEVEQATFGPSNMVPGVGLSPDRMLQGRVFAYADAHRYRVGTNHQQLPVNASRSPVNSYQRDGSMAMGNYGSAPNYEPNSYADAPKQSPRHAEPALALSGAADRYDHREDSDYYSHAGALFRLMSAEQKALLINNIAGTMAGVSEDVVQRQLQYFFKADPAYGEGIAKALGINLA, from the coding sequence ATGAGCAAGATTCTCACCACCGCCAGCGGTGCCCCCGTTGCTGACAACCAGAATTCCCGTTCCGCTGGCCCGCGCGGCCCGCTGCTGCTCGACGACTTCCACCTGATCGAAAAGCTGGCCCACTTCAACCGCGAGAACATCCCAGAGCGTCGCGTGCACGCCAAGGGCTCGGGAGCCTACGGTACCTTCACCGTCACCCGCGATATCAGCGGCTACACCAGCGCCAAACTGTTCGACGCCATCGGCAAGCGCACCGAAACCTTCCTGCGTTTCTCCACGGTCGGTGGTGAGCGCGGTTCCGCCGATACCGAGCGCGACCCACGTGGCTTTGCGGTGAAGTTCTACACCGAGGAAGGTAACTGGGACATCGTGGGTAACAACACCCCCGTGTTCTTCATCCGCGACCCGTTGAAGTTCCCCGACTTTATTCACACCCAGAAGCGCCACCCGCAGAGCAACCTGAAGAACGCTCAGATGATGTGGGACTTCTGGTCGCACTCGCCGGAAGCGTTGCACCAGGTCACCATCCTGTTCTCCGACCGCGGCATCCCGGATGGCTACCGCCATATGCATGGCTTTGGCAGCCACACCTACAGCCTGATCAACGCCAAGGGCGAGCGCACGTGGGTCAAGTGGCACTTCAAGACCCAGCAGGGCATCAAGAACCTGGCGCCGGCCGATGCCGCACGCCTGGCCGGCACCGACCCGGACTACGCCCAGCGGGACCTGTTCGCGGCCATCGAGCGTGGTGACTTCCCACGTTGGACCGTGTGCATCCAGGTGATGAGCGAAGCCGAAGCGGCCGCCCGGGCAGAGAACCCCTTCGACGTGACCAAGACCTGGTCGCAGAAGGAGTACCCGCTGATCGAGGTGGGTGTGCTGGAACTCAACCGCAACCCGCTCAACTACTTCGCCGAGGTCGAGCAGGCTACCTTTGGCCCGAGCAACATGGTCCCGGGTGTCGGCCTTTCGCCAGACCGCATGCTGCAAGGCCGGGTGTTCGCCTACGCCGATGCGCACCGCTACCGGGTGGGCACCAACCACCAGCAGTTGCCGGTGAACGCCTCGCGTAGCCCGGTCAACAGCTACCAGCGTGATGGTTCGATGGCGATGGGCAACTACGGCAGCGCGCCGAACTACGAGCCCAACAGCTACGCCGACGCGCCCAAGCAGTCGCCACGCCACGCCGAGCCTGCACTGGCGCTCAGCGGTGCGGCGGATCGGTACGATCACCGGGAGGACAGTGACTACTACAGCCACGCCGGCGCGCTGTTCCGCCTGATGAGCGCTGAACAGAAGGCGCTGCTGATCAACAACATCGCCGGCACCATGGCTGGGGTCAGCGAGGACGTGGTACAGCGTCAGTTGCAGTACTTCTTCAAGGCCGATCCGGCCTACGGGGAAGGCATCGCCAAGGCTTTGGGCATCAACCTCGCCTAA
- the bfr gene encoding bacterioferritin, with protein MQGHPDVINYLVTLLKGELAARDQYFIHSRMYEDWGLSKLYERINHEMEEETQHADALMRRILMLEGTPDMRADDLEVGSTVPEMIEADLKLEYKVRAALCKGIELCELHKDYISRDILRAQLADTEEDHTYWLEKQQGLIKAIGLENYLQSQM; from the coding sequence ATGCAAGGTCACCCGGACGTAATCAACTATCTCGTCACGTTGCTGAAGGGCGAACTGGCAGCACGCGATCAGTATTTCATCCACTCGCGCATGTACGAAGACTGGGGCCTGTCCAAGCTCTATGAACGTATCAACCACGAGATGGAAGAAGAGACGCAGCACGCCGATGCCCTGATGCGCCGTATCCTCATGCTCGAAGGCACTCCCGACATGCGTGCCGACGACCTCGAAGTCGGCAGCACGGTCCCGGAGATGATCGAGGCCGATCTCAAGCTCGAGTACAAGGTGCGTGCCGCATTGTGCAAGGGCATCGAGTTGTGTGAGCTGCACAAGGACTACATCAGCCGCGACATCCTGCGCGCGCAGTTGGCCGACACCGAAGAAGATCACACCTACTGGCTGGAGAAGCAGCAAGGGCTGATCAAGGCGATTGGCCTGGAGAATTACCTGCAGTCGCAGATGTAA
- the uvrA gene encoding excinuclease ABC subunit UvrA, which translates to MDKILIRGARTHNLKNIDLTLPRDKLIVITGLSGSGKSSLAFDTLYAEGQRRYVESLSAYARQFLSMMEKPDVDTIEGLSPAISIEQKSTSHNPRSTVGTITEIYDYLRLLYARVGTPRCPDHDIPLEAQTISQMVDLVLEKPEGSKLMLLAPVIRERKGEHLAVFDELRAQGFVRARVNGKLYELDELPKLDKQKKHSIDVVVDRFKVRADLQQRLAESFETALKLADGIALVAPMDDEPGEEMIFSARFACPVCGHAISELEPKLFSFNNPAGACPTCDGLGVKQFFDTKRLVNAELTLAEGAIRGWDRRNVYYFQMLGSLAAHYGFSLEEPFGQLSADHQKVILHGSGKQSVDFKYLNDRGDIVKRSHPFEGIVPNLERRYRETESATVREELAKFLGTQPCPDCRGTRLRREARHVWVGEKTLPAVTNLPIGEASNYFGALTLTGRRGEIAAKILKEICERLQFLVNVGLDYLTLDRSADTLSGGEAQRIRLASQIGAGLVGVMYILDEPSIGLHQRDNDRLLATLNHLRDLGNTVIVVEHDEDAIRLADYVVDIGPGAGVHGGQIVAEGSPQEVMDHPDSLTGKYLSGRKKIAVPAKRTPRNKKLQLKLKGARGNNLQNVDLEIPIGLLTCVTGVSGSGKSTLINNTLFPLAATALNGASSLEAAPHTSMDGLQHLDKVVDIDQSPIGRTPRSNPATYTGIFTPIRELFAGVPESRSRGYGPGRFSFNVKGGRCEACQGDGLIKVEMHFLPDIYVPCDVCKSKRYNRETLEIKYKGKNIHEVLEMTIEDAREFFDAVPALARKLQTLMDVGLSYIKLGQSATTLSGGEAQRVKLSRELSKRDTGKTLYILDEPTTGLHFADIQQLLDVLHRLRDHGNTVVVIEHNLDVVKTADWLVDLGPEGGSKGGQIIACGTPEELAEKKQSYTGHYLKPLLERDRA; encoded by the coding sequence GTGGACAAGATCCTGATTCGTGGGGCACGTACCCACAACCTGAAGAACATCGACCTGACCCTGCCTCGGGACAAACTGATCGTGATCACCGGCCTGTCCGGATCCGGCAAGTCCTCGCTGGCGTTCGACACGCTGTACGCCGAGGGCCAGCGCCGCTACGTCGAATCGCTGTCGGCCTATGCCCGGCAGTTCCTGTCGATGATGGAAAAGCCCGACGTCGATACCATCGAAGGCCTGTCGCCGGCGATCTCCATCGAACAGAAGTCGACCTCGCACAACCCACGCTCGACCGTGGGCACCATCACCGAGATCTACGACTACCTGCGCCTGCTCTATGCCCGAGTGGGTACTCCGCGCTGCCCGGACCACGACATCCCGCTGGAAGCGCAAACGATCAGCCAGATGGTCGACCTGGTGCTGGAAAAGCCCGAAGGCAGCAAGCTGATGCTGCTGGCGCCGGTGATTCGCGAGCGCAAGGGCGAGCACCTGGCGGTGTTCGACGAACTGCGCGCCCAGGGCTTCGTACGTGCCCGGGTCAACGGCAAGCTCTACGAACTCGACGAACTGCCCAAGCTGGACAAACAGAAGAAGCACAGCATCGATGTGGTGGTGGACCGTTTCAAGGTCCGCGCCGACCTGCAGCAGCGCCTGGCCGAGTCGTTCGAGACCGCGCTCAAGCTGGCCGACGGCATCGCCCTGGTAGCCCCGATGGACGACGAGCCCGGCGAAGAGATGATCTTCTCCGCGCGCTTCGCCTGCCCGGTCTGCGGCCATGCCATCAGCGAGCTGGAACCCAAGCTGTTCTCCTTCAACAACCCGGCCGGCGCCTGCCCGACCTGCGACGGCCTGGGGGTCAAGCAGTTCTTCGACACCAAACGCCTGGTCAACGCCGAACTGACCCTGGCCGAGGGCGCGATCCGCGGCTGGGACCGGCGCAACGTCTACTACTTCCAGATGCTCGGCTCATTGGCCGCGCACTATGGTTTCAGCCTCGAGGAGCCGTTTGGCCAGCTTTCGGCGGATCACCAGAAAGTCATCCTGCACGGCAGCGGCAAGCAGAGCGTCGACTTCAAGTACCTCAACGACCGCGGCGATATCGTCAAGCGCTCGCACCCGTTCGAAGGCATCGTGCCGAACCTGGAGCGCCGCTACCGCGAGACCGAGTCGGCCACCGTGCGCGAAGAGCTGGCCAAGTTCCTCGGCACCCAGCCCTGCCCCGACTGCCGTGGCACCCGCCTGCGCCGCGAGGCACGCCATGTGTGGGTAGGTGAAAAGACCCTGCCGGCGGTAACCAACCTGCCGATCGGCGAAGCCAGCAACTACTTCGGCGCGCTAACCCTGACCGGGCGGCGCGGCGAGATCGCGGCGAAGATCCTCAAGGAAATCTGCGAACGCCTGCAGTTCCTGGTCAACGTCGGCCTCGACTACCTGACCCTGGACCGCAGCGCCGATACCCTGTCGGGCGGCGAAGCCCAGCGGATCCGCCTGGCCAGCCAGATCGGCGCCGGCCTGGTCGGGGTGATGTATATCCTCGACGAGCCGTCCATCGGCCTTCATCAACGCGACAACGACCGCCTGCTGGCCACCCTCAACCACCTGCGCGACCTGGGCAACACAGTGATCGTGGTGGAACACGACGAAGACGCCATTCGCCTGGCCGACTATGTGGTCGACATCGGCCCGGGGGCCGGTGTGCATGGCGGTCAGATCGTCGCCGAGGGCTCGCCACAGGAAGTCATGGACCACCCTGACTCGCTGACCGGCAAGTACCTGTCCGGGCGCAAGAAAATCGCCGTGCCGGCCAAGCGCACACCGCGCAACAAGAAACTGCAACTAAAGCTCAAGGGCGCGCGGGGCAACAACCTGCAGAACGTCGACCTGGAGATCCCGATCGGCCTGCTGACCTGCGTGACCGGTGTTTCCGGCTCGGGCAAGTCGACGCTGATCAACAACACCCTGTTCCCACTGGCCGCCACCGCCCTGAATGGCGCAAGCAGCCTGGAGGCCGCGCCGCACACCAGCATGGATGGCCTGCAGCACCTGGACAAGGTGGTGGACATCGACCAGAGCCCAATCGGTCGCACGCCGCGTTCGAACCCGGCGACCTACACCGGCATCTTCACGCCGATCCGCGAACTGTTCGCCGGCGTGCCGGAGTCGCGCTCGCGCGGCTATGGCCCGGGGCGCTTCTCGTTCAACGTCAAGGGTGGGCGCTGTGAAGCCTGTCAGGGCGATGGCCTGATCAAGGTAGAGATGCACTTCCTGCCGGATATCTACGTGCCGTGCGATGTGTGCAAGAGCAAGCGCTATAACCGCGAAACCCTGGAGATCAAGTACAAGGGCAAGAACATCCACGAAGTGCTGGAAATGACCATCGAGGATGCCCGTGAGTTCTTCGATGCGGTGCCAGCGCTGGCGCGCAAGCTGCAAACCCTGATGGATGTCGGCTTGTCGTACATCAAGCTGGGGCAGTCGGCGACTACCCTTTCGGGTGGCGAAGCGCAGCGCGTGAAGCTGTCCCGCGAGCTGTCCAAGCGCGATACCGGCAAGACCCTGTACATCCTCGACGAACCGACCACCGGCCTGCACTTCGCCGATATCCAGCAGTTGCTGGACGTGCTGCACCGCCTGCGCGACCACGGCAATACCGTGGTGGTAATCGAGCACAACCTGGATGTGGTCAAGACCGCCGACTGGCTGGTGGACCTGGGGCCGGAGGGTGGCTCCAAGGGTGGGCAGATCATCGCTTGTGGTACGCCGGAAGAGCTGGCCGAGAAGAAGCAGTCGTATACCGGGCATTACCTCAAGCCGCTGCTGGAACGCGACCGGGCCTGA
- a CDS encoding MFS transporter, with amino-acid sequence MHDTHNERMSGSETRAASGLALVFAFRMLGMFMVLPVLATYGMDLAGATPALIGLAIGAYGLTQAVLQIPFGMISDRIGRRPVIYLGLVIFALGSVLAAQADSIWGVIAGRILQGAGAISAAVMALLSDLTREQHRTKAMAMIGMSIGLSFAVAMVVGPLLTRAFGLSGLFLATAGLALVGIGLIAFVVPNSHSVLTHRESGVARQALGPTLRNPDLLRLDISIFVLHAILMASFVALPLAFVERGGLPKEQHWWVYLTALLVSFFAMIPFIIYGEKKRKMKRVLLGAVSVLLLVEVFFWQWADNLHGLVIGTVVFFTAFNLLEASLPSLVSKVSPAGGKGTAMGVYSTSQFLGAALGGILGGWLFQHGGLSMVFLGCAVLCVLWLLTALRMNEPPYVTSLRMPLTPEAVREAGLTERLMAVPGVTDAVVVAEEAAIYIKLDTKILDRATLERLVNPAASACEA; translated from the coding sequence ATGCACGACACCCACAACGAGCGCATGAGTGGCAGCGAAACCCGCGCCGCGAGCGGCCTGGCCCTGGTCTTTGCCTTTCGTATGCTGGGCATGTTCATGGTGTTGCCGGTGCTCGCCACCTACGGCATGGACCTGGCCGGCGCCACTCCGGCGCTGATTGGCCTGGCCATCGGTGCCTACGGCCTGACCCAGGCCGTGTTGCAGATCCCGTTCGGGATGATTTCCGACCGTATCGGCCGCCGCCCGGTGATCTACCTGGGGCTGGTGATCTTCGCCCTTGGCAGTGTGCTGGCGGCCCAGGCTGATTCGATCTGGGGCGTGATCGCCGGGCGCATCCTGCAGGGGGCGGGGGCGATCTCCGCGGCGGTGATGGCCTTGCTCTCCGACCTGACCCGCGAACAGCACCGGACCAAGGCCATGGCCATGATCGGCATGAGCATCGGCCTGTCGTTTGCCGTGGCGATGGTGGTCGGGCCGTTGCTGACCCGCGCCTTTGGCTTGTCAGGATTGTTCCTCGCCACCGCAGGACTTGCCCTGGTCGGCATTGGCCTGATCGCCTTCGTCGTGCCCAACTCACACAGCGTGCTGACACATCGTGAGTCTGGGGTTGCCCGCCAAGCCCTTGGTCCGACCCTGCGCAATCCGGACCTTCTGCGCCTGGATATCAGCATTTTCGTGCTGCACGCCATCCTCATGGCCAGCTTCGTCGCGCTGCCCCTGGCCTTCGTCGAGCGCGGCGGGCTGCCCAAGGAGCAGCACTGGTGGGTGTACCTGACCGCGCTGCTGGTTTCATTTTTTGCAATGATCCCCTTCATCATCTACGGGGAGAAGAAGCGCAAGATGAAACGCGTGTTGCTCGGCGCGGTCAGTGTTCTGCTGCTGGTGGAGGTGTTCTTCTGGCAGTGGGCTGACAACTTGCACGGACTGGTGATCGGCACCGTGGTATTCTTTACTGCATTCAACCTGCTGGAGGCATCCTTGCCTTCGCTGGTCAGCAAGGTGTCGCCTGCCGGTGGCAAGGGGACGGCGATGGGGGTGTACTCCACCAGCCAGTTCCTCGGCGCCGCGCTGGGAGGCATCCTCGGTGGCTGGTTGTTCCAGCACGGTGGCTTGAGCATGGTGTTCCTGGGGTGTGCCGTGTTGTGCGTCCTGTGGTTGCTCACTGCATTGCGCATGAACGAGCCGCCCTACGTGACCAGCCTGCGCATGCCGCTGACGCCGGAGGCGGTCCGGGAAGCCGGGCTGACCGAGCGCCTGATGGCCGTGCCGGGTGTGACCGACGCCGTGGTGGTGGCAGAAGAAGCCGCCATCTATATCAAACTGGATACGAAAATTTTGGACCGCGCGACCCTCGAGCGTCTGGTGAACCCAGCCGCTTCGGCGTGCGAAGCCTAG
- a CDS encoding single-stranded DNA-binding protein — translation MARGVNKVILVGTCGQDPEVRYLPNGNAVTNLSLATSEQWTDKQSGQKVERTEWHRVSLFGKVAEIAGEYLRKGSQCYIEGKLQTREWEKDGIKRYTTEIIVDINGTMQLLGGRPQGQQQGGDPYNQGGGNYNQGGGQQQQYNQAPRQQAPRPQQAPQRPAPQQPAPQPAADFDSFDDDIPF, via the coding sequence ATGGCCCGTGGGGTTAACAAAGTCATTCTGGTCGGCACCTGCGGTCAGGATCCCGAAGTCCGCTACCTGCCCAACGGTAACGCCGTGACCAACCTGAGCCTGGCCACCAGCGAGCAGTGGACCGACAAGCAGTCGGGCCAGAAGGTCGAGCGCACCGAGTGGCACCGTGTCTCGCTGTTTGGCAAGGTCGCCGAGATCGCCGGCGAGTACCTGCGCAAAGGTTCGCAGTGCTACATCGAAGGCAAGCTGCAGACCCGCGAGTGGGAAAAGGACGGCATCAAGCGCTACACCACCGAGATCATCGTCGACATCAATGGCACCATGCAGCTGCTCGGCGGTCGTCCGCAGGGCCAGCAGCAGGGCGGCGACCCGTACAACCAGGGTGGCGGCAACTACAACCAGGGTGGTGGCCAGCAGCAACAGTACAACCAGGCCCCGCGTCAGCAGGCGCCACGCCCGCAGCAGGCGCCGCAGCGTCCAGCACCACAGCAGCCGGCGCCGCAGCCAGCCGCCGACTTCGACAGCTTCGACGACGATATTCCGTTCTGA
- the fdnG gene encoding formate dehydrogenase-N subunit alpha, with amino-acid sequence MDLNRRQFFKVAAVGLGGSSLAALGMAPTPAFAEQVRHFKLAHTIETRNTCPYCSVGCGLIMYSQGDGGKNVKQNIIHIEGDADHPVNRGTLCPKGAGLLDFIHSPNRLMYPEVRKPGSNEWTRIEWDEALDRIADLMKQDRDANFIEKNAQGQTVNRWLTTGFLAASAASSEAGYLTHKVIRSLGMLGFDNQARVUHGPTVASLAPTYGRGAMTNHWSDIANANLVLVMGGNAAEAHPCGFKWVTEAKAHNKARLIVVDPRFTRTASVADYYAPIRTGSDIAFMGGLINYLLSNDKIQHEYVRNYTDVSFIVKEGYGFEDGLFSGYDAAKRIYADKSGWGYELGEDGFAKVDPTLQHPRCVYQLMKHHYSRYTPELASMTCGMPQDQMMKVWEEIATCSVPGKTMTILYALGWTQHSIGAQIIRSAAMVQLLLGNVGMPGGGVNALRGHSNIQGLTDLGLLSNSLPGYLTLAGDAEQDYATYIDKRASKPLRPGQLSYWQNYGKFHVSLMKAWYGANATAQNNWGYDWLPKLDVPAYDVLRMFEMMGQGKVNGYMCQGFNPIAALPDKNRVTAALAKLKWLVIMDPLATETSEFWRNAGPFNDVDTANIQTEVIRLPTTCFAEEDGSLVNSSRWLQWHWKGADGPGQTRTDVHIMSELFLRLRKRYQAEGGAYPDPMLNISWPYKVPEEPSPEELAKEMNGWAVSDLTDATGATLKAGQQLAGFAQMKDDGSTASGCWIFAGCWTEQGNQMARRDNSDPYGMHQVQNWAWAWPANRRILYNRASSDPQGKPWDPEKKRLVWWNGKAWTGTDVPDFKVDSPPEAGMNPFIMNPEGVARFFAIDKMAEGPFPEHYEPFETPIGINPLHPQNKKAISNPAGRIFDSVWDTLGKHDEFPYAATTYRLTEHFHFWSKHCRLNAIAQPEQFVEVGEVLANEKGIKAGDRVRVSSKRGYIDAVAVVTKRIRPLQVNNQTVHQIGIPLHWGFTGTTRHGYLTNTLVPFLGDGNTQTPESKSFLVKVEKL; translated from the coding sequence ATGGATCTCAACCGTCGGCAATTCTTCAAGGTCGCCGCCGTCGGCCTTGGAGGCTCGAGCCTTGCGGCGTTGGGCATGGCCCCGACACCCGCGTTCGCCGAGCAGGTGCGCCACTTCAAGCTGGCGCACACCATCGAGACCCGTAACACCTGCCCCTACTGTTCGGTCGGCTGCGGCCTGATCATGTACAGCCAGGGTGACGGGGGCAAGAACGTCAAACAGAACATCATCCACATCGAAGGCGACGCCGACCACCCGGTCAACCGCGGTACCCTGTGCCCGAAAGGCGCCGGCCTGCTGGACTTTATCCACAGCCCCAACCGCCTGATGTACCCCGAGGTGCGCAAGCCGGGCAGCAACGAGTGGACCCGCATCGAGTGGGACGAAGCCCTCGACCGCATCGCCGACCTGATGAAGCAGGACCGCGACGCCAACTTCATCGAGAAGAACGCCCAGGGCCAGACGGTCAACCGTTGGCTGACCACAGGCTTTCTCGCCGCGTCCGCCGCTTCCAGCGAAGCGGGCTACCTGACGCACAAGGTGATCCGCTCGCTGGGCATGCTGGGGTTCGATAACCAGGCGCGTGTCTGACACGGCCCGACGGTGGCAAGTCTTGCCCCGACGTATGGCCGTGGCGCGATGACCAATCACTGGTCTGATATCGCCAACGCAAACCTGGTCCTGGTGATGGGCGGCAACGCCGCTGAAGCGCACCCGTGCGGCTTCAAGTGGGTGACCGAAGCCAAGGCGCACAACAAGGCGCGGCTGATCGTGGTCGACCCGCGGTTCACCCGTACCGCCTCGGTAGCCGATTACTACGCGCCGATTCGCACCGGCAGCGACATCGCCTTCATGGGCGGGCTGATCAACTACCTGCTGAGCAACGACAAGATCCAGCACGAGTACGTGCGCAACTACACTGACGTGTCGTTCATCGTCAAAGAGGGCTATGGCTTCGAGGACGGGCTGTTCAGCGGCTACGACGCGGCCAAGCGCATCTATGCCGACAAGTCCGGCTGGGGCTACGAACTGGGCGAGGACGGCTTCGCCAAGGTTGACCCGACCTTGCAGCACCCGCGCTGCGTCTACCAGTTGATGAAGCACCACTACAGCCGCTACACCCCGGAACTGGCGAGCATGACCTGCGGCATGCCGCAGGATCAGATGATGAAAGTCTGGGAGGAGATCGCCACCTGCTCGGTACCGGGCAAGACCATGACGATCCTCTACGCCCTGGGCTGGACCCAGCACTCGATCGGCGCGCAGATCATCCGCAGCGCGGCGATGGTGCAGTTGCTGCTGGGCAACGTCGGCATGCCCGGTGGTGGGGTCAACGCCCTGCGCGGGCACTCCAATATCCAGGGCCTGACCGACCTGGGCTTGCTGTCGAACTCGCTGCCGGGTTATTTGACCCTGGCCGGCGACGCCGAGCAGGACTACGCCACCTACATCGACAAGCGCGCCTCCAAGCCGCTGCGCCCGGGGCAACTGTCGTACTGGCAGAACTACGGCAAGTTCCACGTCAGCCTGATGAAGGCCTGGTACGGCGCCAACGCCACGGCGCAAAACAACTGGGGCTACGACTGGCTGCCCAAGCTCGATGTGCCGGCCTACGACGTGCTGCGCATGTTCGAGATGATGGGCCAGGGCAAGGTCAACGGCTACATGTGCCAGGGCTTCAACCCAATCGCCGCGTTGCCGGACAAGAACCGCGTCACCGCCGCGCTGGCCAAGCTCAAGTGGCTGGTGATCATGGACCCGCTGGCCACCGAGACGTCCGAGTTCTGGCGTAATGCCGGGCCCTTCAACGATGTCGACACGGCCAATATCCAGACCGAGGTGATCCGCCTGCCCACCACCTGCTTCGCCGAGGAAGATGGCTCGCTGGTCAACAGCAGTCGCTGGTTGCAGTGGCACTGGAAGGGCGCCGACGGCCCGGGCCAGACCCGCACCGACGTGCACATCATGAGCGAGCTGTTCCTGCGCCTGCGCAAGCGCTACCAGGCCGAGGGCGGTGCTTATCCCGACCCGATGCTCAACATCAGCTGGCCATACAAGGTGCCTGAAGAGCCTTCGCCGGAGGAACTGGCCAAGGAGATGAACGGCTGGGCGGTCAGCGATCTCACCGACGCAACTGGCGCCACGCTCAAGGCCGGGCAGCAGCTGGCTGGTTTCGCCCAGATGAAGGACGACGGCAGCACCGCGTCCGGGTGCTGGATCTTCGCTGGCTGTTGGACCGAGCAGGGCAACCAGATGGCCCGTCGCGACAACAGCGACCCGTACGGCATGCACCAGGTGCAGAACTGGGCCTGGGCCTGGCCGGCCAACCGGCGCATCCTCTACAACCGTGCTTCCAGCGACCCGCAAGGCAAGCCATGGGACCCAGAGAAGAAGCGCCTGGTGTGGTGGAACGGCAAGGCCTGGACTGGCACCGACGTGCCGGACTTCAAGGTCGACTCGCCGCCGGAAGCGGGGATGAACCCGTTCATCATGAACCCCGAGGGCGTGGCGCGGTTCTTCGCCATCGACAAGATGGCCGAGGGGCCGTTCCCCGAGCACTATGAGCCGTTCGAAACGCCGATCGGCATCAACCCGTTGCACCCGCAGAACAAGAAGGCCATCAGCAACCCGGCCGGGCGGATCTTCGATTCGGTATGGGACACCCTCGGCAAGCATGACGAGTTCCCGTATGCGGCGACCACCTACCGGTTGACCGAGCACTTCCACTTCTGGAGCAAGCATTGCCGGCTCAACGCCATCGCCCAGCCCGAGCAGTTCGTCGAGGTCGGCGAGGTGCTGGCCAACGAGAAAGGCATCAAGGCCGGCGACCGGGTGCGGGTGTCGAGCAAGCGTGGCTATATCGACGCGGTGGCCGTGGTGACCAAGCGGATCCGTCCGCTGCAGGTCAACAACCAGACCGTGCACCAGATTGGCATCCCGTTGCACTGGGGCTTTACCGGCACCACGCGGCACGGCTACCTGACCAACACCCTGGTGCCGTTCCTCGGTGATGGCAACACGCAGACGCCGGAGTCCAAGTCGTTCCTCGTCAAAGTGGAGAAACTCTGA
- the fdxH gene encoding formate dehydrogenase subunit beta: MASQDIIARSATTTVPPSVRQQQEVAKLIDTTKCIGCKACQVACSEWNELRDEVGHNHGTYDNPQDLSAETWTLMRFTEHERDDGNLEWLIRKDGCMHCAEPGCLKACPSPGAIIKHANGIVDFNQDHCIGCGYCITGCPFNIPRISQKDHKAYKCTLCSDRVTVGLEPACVKTCPTGAIVFGTKDEMKVHADERIVDLKSRGYENAGLYDPDGVGGTHVMYVLHHADTPRIYAGLPDQPVISPLVGLWKGFTKPLALLAMGAAVVAGFFHYVRVGPQRVEEDEHPAPVDNSVHQVDPAVHVYDPKRPGGEGEQRP; this comes from the coding sequence ATGGCCAGCCAAGACATCATTGCCCGCTCGGCCACCACCACCGTGCCGCCCTCGGTACGCCAGCAGCAGGAAGTCGCCAAGCTGATCGACACCACCAAGTGCATCGGCTGCAAGGCCTGCCAGGTGGCGTGCTCGGAGTGGAACGAACTGCGTGACGAGGTCGGCCACAACCACGGCACCTACGACAACCCCCAGGACCTCTCCGCCGAGACCTGGACCCTGATGCGCTTCACCGAGCACGAGCGCGACGACGGCAACCTCGAGTGGCTGATCCGCAAGGACGGTTGCATGCACTGCGCCGAGCCCGGTTGCCTGAAGGCCTGCCCGAGCCCGGGGGCGATCATCAAGCACGCCAACGGTATCGTCGATTTCAACCAGGACCATTGCATCGGTTGCGGCTACTGCATCACCGGCTGCCCGTTCAATATCCCACGCATCTCGCAGAAGGATCACAAGGCGTACAAGTGCACCCTGTGCTCCGACCGCGTGACCGTGGGCCTGGAGCCGGCCTGCGTGAAGACCTGCCCGACCGGGGCCATCGTCTTCGGCACCAAGGACGAGATGAAGGTGCATGCCGACGAGCGCATCGTCGACCTCAAGTCGCGTGGGTACGAGAACGCCGGGCTGTACGATCCGGACGGGGTCGGTGGCACCCATGTGATGTACGTGCTGCACCACGCCGACACCCCACGGATCTACGCCGGCCTGCCGGACCAACCGGTGATCAGCCCGTTGGTGGGGCTGTGGAAGGGCTTCACCAAGCCGCTGGCGCTGCTGGCCATGGGCGCGGCAGTGGTGGCTGGGTTCTTCCACTATGTGCGGGTCGGGCCGCAGCGGGTCGAGGAGGATGAGCATCCAGCGCCTGTGGATAACAGCGTCCACCAGGTGGATCCGGCGGTGCATGTCTATGATCCGAAGCGCCCGGGTGGCGAAGGGGAGCAGCGGCCATGA